A DNA window from Solanum lycopersicum chromosome 3, SLM_r2.1 contains the following coding sequences:
- the LOC104644270 gene encoding C2-domain ABA-related family protein — protein MENLLGLLRVRVKRGINLAVRDVRSSDPYVVVKMAKQKLKTRVVKKDVNPEWNEDLTLSVADPNLPVMLTVYDHDIFSKDDKMGDAEFDIRPFLEALKMNLSGLPGGTIITRIQPCRSNCLSEESNVVWQDGQVVQDMCLRLRNVECGEIELQLQWINLPGSRGL, from the exons ATGGAAAATCTTTTGGGTCTTCTCAGAGTACGAGTCAAAAGAGGCATCAATCTCGCAGTTCGTGATGTTCGCAGCAGCGATCCCTACGTTGTCGTCAAGATGGCTAAACAG AAATTGAAGACTCGAGTTGTAAAAAAGGATGTTAATCCTGAGTGGAATGAAGATTTAACTCTTTCTGTTGCAGATCCCAATCTTCCTGTCATGCTG ACTGTGTATGATCACGACATTTTCAGCAAAGATGATAAAATGGGAGATGCAGAATTTGACATCAGGCCATTTCTAGAGGCTCTGAAGATGAACTTAAGTGGCCTCCCAGGTGGCACCATTATCACTAGAATACAACCGTGCAGATCTAACTGCCTGTCCGAAGAGTCTAATGTTGTATGGCAAGATGGTCAGGTTGTGCAGGATATGTGCCTAAGATTGAGAAATGTGGAATGTGGAGAGATCGAACTTCAACTTCAGTGGATCAACCTTCCTGGTTCCAGGGGTTTATAG
- the LOC543681 gene encoding phosphoethanolamine N-methyltransferase, with product MAAASGQEREVQKSYWIEHTAELTVEAMMLDSKAADLDKEERPEVLSLLPPYEGKTVLELGAGIGRFTGELAQKAGQLIALDFIEGAIKKNENINGHYKNVKFMCADVTSPNLIFSPESVDLIFSNWLLMYLSDEEVKALVERMVIWLKVGGHIFFRESCFHQSGDHKRKNNPTHYRDPSFYTKVFRECHVNAGDGKSFELSLAGCKCIGAYVKNKKNQNQICWTWQKVTSKDDMEFQRFLDTVQYKCSGILRYERVFGQGFVSTGGLETTKEFVAMLDLQRGQKVLDVGCGIGGGNFYMAEKYDVHVVGIDLSINMISFALERAIGLKCAVEFEVADCTKKTYPDCTFDVIYSRDTILHIQDKPALFRSFYKWLRPGGKVLISDYCKRAGPASKEFEGYIKQRGYDLHDVEAYGQMLRDAGFHEVVAEDRTEQFIKVLQKELDTVEKERESFIHEFSEQDYNEIVGGWKSKLIRSSSGEQRWGLFIAKKK from the exons ATGGCTGCTGCTTCAG GACAAGAGCGTGAGGTTCAAAAGAGTTATTGGATTGAGCACACTGCGGAACTCACTGTCGAGGCCATGATGCTCGACTCTAAAGCAGCGGATCTCGACAAAGAAGAGAGACCTGAG GTGCTCTCTCTGCTTCCGCCGTATGAAGGAAAAACTGTGTTGGAACTGGGTGCAGGTATTGGCCGATTCACTGGTGAATTAGCCCAGAAAGCTGGACAGCTTATAGCATTGGACTTTATTGAAGGCGCAATTAAGAAG AATGAAAACATAAATGGGCACTATAAGAATGTCAAGTTCATGTGTGCTGATGTGACTTCCCCGAATTTGATTTTTTCACCGGAATCGGTGGACTTGATATTTTCTAACTGGCTACTGATGTATCTTTCTGATGAAGAG GTTAAGGCTCTTGTTGAGAGAATGGTTATATGGTTGAAAGTCGGTGGTCACATATTTTTCAGAGAGTCATGCTTCCATCAATCAGGAGACCACAAGCGAAAGAACAACCCAACCCACTATCGAGACCCTAGCTTTTATACAAAG GTTTTCAGAGAATGTCACGTAAATGCTGGTGATGGAAAATCATTTGAACTTTCTCTTGCTGGTTGCAAGTGCATTGGAGCTTATGTGAAGaacaaaaagaatcaaaatcag ATTTGCTGGACGTGGCAGAAGGTTACTTCTAAGGATGACATGGAATTTCAGCGTTTCTTGGATACTGTTCAGTACAAGTGTAGTGGCATACTACGCTATGAACGAGTCTTTGGACAAGGTTTTGTTAGCACAGGAGGACTTG AAACTACAAAAGAATTTGTAGCCATGTTGGATCTTCAGCGTGGCCAAAAAGTCCTTGATGTTGGCTGTGGCATTGGAGGAGGTAACTTCTACATGGCTGAAAAGTATGATGTTCATGTTGTTGGCATTGACCTGTCTATCAACATGATATCTTTTGCTCTTGAGCGTGCTATTGGTCTCAAGTGTGCTGTTGAATTTGAGGTTGCTGATTGCACCAAGAAAACATATCCTGATTGTACATTTGATGTCATATACAGTCGGGATACTATCCTTCACATCCAG GACAAACCTGCACTGTTCAGATCTTTCTACAAGTGGCTGAGACCAGGAGGCAAAGTTCTTATAAGTGATTACTGCAAAAGAGCTGGACCAGCATCAAAAGAATTCGAAGGTTATATTAAGCAAAGGGGGTATGATTTACATGATGTTGAAGCATATGGGCAG ATGCTCAGAGATGCGGGTTTTCATGAAGTTGTGGCCGAGGATCGTACTGAACAG TTCATTAAGGTTCTGCAAAAGGAGTTAGATACTGTGGAGAAGGAAAGAGAATCTTTTATCCATGAGTTCTCTGAA cAAGACTATAATGAAATAGTTGGAGGTTGGAAGTCCAAGCTAATCAGGAGTTCATCTGGTGAGCAGAGGTGGGGCTTGTTCATTGCCAAGAAGAAATGA
- the PIN1 gene encoding auxin efflux carrier component 1, with protein sequence MITLSDFYHVMTAVVPLYVAMILAYGSVKWWKIFSPDQCSGINRFVALFAVPLLSFHFIAANNPYAMNLRFIAADTLQKLIVLGVLAVWANVSKRGSLEWSITLFSLSTLPNTLVMGIPLLKGMYGDFSGSLMVQIVVLQCIIWYTLMLFMFEFRGARLLISEQFPDTAGSIVSIHVDSDVMSLDGRQVLETEAELKEDGKLHVTVRKSNASRSDIFSRRSGGFSSTTPRPSNLTNAEIYSLQSSRNPTPRGSSFNHTDFYSMVAGTAGRNSNFGANDVYGMSNNSRGPTPRPSNYEEESGKSRFNNYHGGAAAPQSNSNTHYPAPNPGMFSPSNNGNKAHKSTAKKGDQEVGKDLHMFVWSSSNSPVSDVFGGHDYTANLDQPAAPNKDVRVPISPGKVEGQRNNNQENYMERDDFSFANRDGVDQMNNQDGEKAGENKAKVMPPTSVMTRLILIMVWRKLIRNPNTYSSLFGLTWSLVSFRWNLKMPAIIAQSISILSDAGLGMAMFSLGLFMALQPRIIACGNSVASFAMAVRFLTGPAVMAAASIAVGLRGTLLHVAIVQAALPQGIVPFVFAKEYNVHPDILSTAVIFGMLIALPITLVYYIFMGL encoded by the exons ATGATAACTTTATCTGATTTCTACCATGTTATGACTGCTGTTGTGCCACTTTATGTAGCTATGATACTAGCTTATGGCTCTGTTAAGTGGTGGAAGATTTTCTCACCAGATCAGTGTTCTGGGATCAACAGATTTGTTGCACTTTTTGCAGTTCCACTTCTATCTTTCCACTTTATAGCTGCTAATAATCCTTACGCTATGAACTTGAGATTCATTGCTGCAGATACTCTGCAGAAACTTATTGTTCTTGGGGTTCTTGCTGTTTGGGCTAATGTAAGCAAAAGGGGTAGTTTGGAATGGAGTATAACTCTGTTTTCACTATCAACTCTTCCAAATACTTTAGTTATGGGCATTCCTTTGTTAAAAGGAATGTATGGTGATTTCTCTGGGAGTTTAATGGTTCAAATTGTTGTATTACAGTGTATCATTTGGTACACTCTGATGCTTTTTATGTTTGAGTTTAGAGGTGCAAGACTGCTAATTTCTGAGCAGTTTCCTGATACTGCTGGTTCAATTGTATCTATTCATGTTGATTCTGATGTCATGTCATTAGATGGTAGACAAGTTTTAGAGACTGAAGCAGAGTTAAAAGAAGATGGAAAACTTCATGTCACTGTTAGAAAATCAAATGCCTCAAGGTCTGATATATTTTCAAGAAGGTCAGGTGGATTTTCTTCTACTACACCAAGACCATCCAATTTGACAAATGCAGAGATTTACTCTCTGCAGTCATCAAGAAATCCAACACCAAGAGGGTCTAGTTTTAATCATACTGATTTTTACTCAATGGTGGCTGGTACTGCTGGGAGAAACTCAAACTTTGGTGCTAATGATGTTTATGGTATGTCTAATAATTCAAGAGGGCCAACTCCAAGACCTTCTaattatgaagaagaaagtgGAAAATCAAGATTCAATAATTATCATGGTGGAGCAGCAGCACCACAGAGTAATAGTAACACTCATTATCCAGCACCAAATCCAGGCATGTTTTCACCTAGTAACAATGGCAACAAAGCACACAAGAGTACAGCTAAAAAAGGAGATCAAGAAGTTGGCAAGGATCTTCATATGTTTGTTTGGAGTTCAAGTAACTCTCCTGTTTCTGATGTTTTTGGAGGACATGATTATACAGCTAATCTAGACCAGCCTGCAGCACCTAATAAGGATGTGAGAGTACCTATCTCCCCTGGAAAAG TTGAGGGGCAAAGgaacaataatcaagaaaactacATGGAGAGAGATGATTTCAGCTTTGCAAATAGAGATGGAGTTGATCAAATGAACAATCAAGATGGTGAAAAAGCTGGAGAAAACAAAGCAAAAGTAATGCCACCAACAAGTGTAATGACTAGGCTAATACTTATCATGGTTTGGAGAAAACTTATTAGAAACCCAAACACTTATTCGAGCTTGTTTGGCCTCACTTGGTCTCTAGTTTCATTCAG gTGGAATTTGAAGATGCCTGCTATAATTGCACAGTCCATATCTATACTGTCAGATGCAGGACTTGGCATGGCAATGTTCAGTCTTG GTCTGTTCATGGCTTTGCAACCAAGGATCATAGCATGTGGAAATTCTGTTGCATCTTTTGCTATGGCTGTGAGATTCCTTACAGGTCCAGCTGTTATGGCAGCTGCTTCCATTGCTGTTGGTCTTCGTGGAACTCTATTACACGTGGCAATTGTACAG GCAGCTCTACCACAAGGAATTGTTCCTTTTGTCTTCGCTAAGGAATACAACGTTCATCCTGACATTCTTAGCACAGC TGTGATTTTTGGGATGTTGATTGCGTTGCCGATTACATTGGTGTATTACATATTTATGGGACTTTGA
- the LOC101246411 gene encoding tubulin beta-3 chain produces MREILHIQAGQCGNQIGSKFWEVVCDEHGIDPTGKYCGDSELQLERVNVYYNETGNGRYVPRAVLMDLEPGTMDSIKSGPFGQIFRPDNYVFGQSGAGNNWAKGHYTEGAELIDSVLDVVRKEAENSDCLQGFQVCHSLGGGTGSGMGTLLISKIREEYPDRMMLTFSVFPSPKVSDTVVEPYNATLSVHQLVENADECMVLDNEALYDICFRTLKLSTPSFGDLNHLISATMSGVTCCLRFPGQLNSDLRKLAVNLIPFPRLHFFMVGFAPLTSRGSQQYRALTVPELTQQMWDSKNMMCAADPRHGRYLTASALFRGKMSTKEVDEQMMNVQNKNSSYFVEWIPNNVKSSVCDIPPRGLSISSTFIGNSTSIQEMFRRVSEQFTAMFRRKAFLHWYTGEGMDEMEFTEAESNMNDLVAEYQQYQDATAEENSDYEDETGED; encoded by the exons atgcGTGAGATTCTTCATATTCAAGCAGGACAATGTGGGAATCAAATCGGATCAAAATTCTGGGAAGTTGTATGTGACGAACACGGGATTGATCCAACTGGAAAATACTGTGGAGATTCAGAATTGCAGCTTGAAAGAGTTAATGTTTATTACAATGAAACTGGGAATGGACGTTACGTGCCACGGGCAGTTCTCATGGACCTTGAACCTGGTACTATGGACAGCATCAAATCAGGTCCATTTGGTCAGATTTTTCGCCCTGATAACTATGTTTTCGGACAATCTGGTGCTGGAAATAATTGGGCGAAAGGACATTATACTGAGGGTGCTGAACTTATTGACTCTGTTCTTGATGTTGTTCGAAAAGAAGCTGAAAACTCCGATTGCTTACAAG GATTTCAGGTGTGTCACTCACTTGGAGGAGGGACAGGATCAGGAATGGGGACACTGTTGATATCAAAGATCAGAGAAGAATATCCAGACAGAATGATGCTTACCTTCTCTGTTTTCCCATCTCCAAAAGTCTCAGACACAGTGGTTGAGCCTTACAATGCTACACTTTCTGTCCATCAACTTGTTGAAAATGCTGATGAGTGTATGGTTCTTGATAATGAAGCTCTCTATGACATCTGCTTCAGGACTCTCAAACTATCCACACCAAGTT TTGGAGACCTGAATCACCTGATTTCAGCAACAATGAGTGGTGTGACATGTTGCTTGCGATTCCCTGGCCAGCTGAATTCTGATCTTCGAAAACTAGCTGTGAACTTAATCCCTTTCCCAAGGCTTCATTTTTTTATGGTTGGATTCGCGCCTCTAACATCAAGAGGATCTCAGCAATATCGAGCACTTACAGTCCCTGAACTGACGCAACAAATGTGGGATTCCAAGAACATGATGTGTGCTGCTGATCCAAGACACGGCCGTTACCTCACAGCATCAGCATTGTTTAGAGGCAAAATGAGCACAAAAGAAGTTGATGAGCAAATGATGAATGTGCAGAACAAGAACTCTTCCTATTTTGTGGAATGGATTCCGAACAATGTCAAATCCAGTGTTTGTGACATACCACCTAGAGGGCTTTCGATATCTTCAACATTTATTGGgaattcaacttcaattcaaGAAATGTTTAGGAGAGTGAGTGAGCAGTTCACTGCAATGTTTAGGAGAAAGGCATTTTTGCATTGGTACACTGGAGAAGGGATGGATGAAATGGAATTTACTGAAGCAGAGAGTAATATGAATGATCTTGTGGCAGAGTATCAGCAGTATCAAGATGCCACAGCTGAAGAAAACAGTGATTATGAAGATGAAACTGGAGAAGATTAA
- the LOC101256368 gene encoding C2-domain ABA-related family protein: MENLLGLLRIRVKKGVNLAVRDVRSSDTYVVIQMAEQKLKTRVIKKDVNPEWNEDLTLSVADPNLPVMLTVYDHDSFSKDDKMGDAEFDIKPLIEALKMNLSGLPEGTIITRIQPSRSNCLSGESNIVWKDGQVVQDMCLRLRNVECGEVELQLQWINIPGSKGL, from the exons ATGGAGAATCTATTGGGTCTTCTGAGAATTCGAGTCAAGAAAGGTGTAAATCTCGCCGTTCGTGATGTTCGCAGCAGCGATACCTATGTTGTCATCCAGATGGCTGAACAG AAATTGAAGACCCGAGTTATAAAAAAGGATGTTAATCCTGAGTGGAATGAAGATTTAACTCTTTCTGTTGCAGATCCCAATCTTCCTGTTATGCTG ACTGTCTATGATCATGATTCGTTCAGCAAAGATGACAAGATGGGAGATGCAGAATTTGACATCAAACCATTGATAGAGGCTCTGAAGATGAACTTAAGTGGCCTCCCAGAAGGCACCATTATAACAAGAATACAACCTAGCCGATCTAACTGCCTGTCTGGAGAGTCTAATATTGTATGGAAAGATGGCCAGGTTGTGCAAGATATGTGCCTAAGATTGAGAAATGTGGAATGTGGAGAAGTCGAACTTCAACTTCAGTGGATCAACATTCCTGGTTCGAAGGGTTTATAG